Proteins from a single region of Microbacterium sp. zg-Y818:
- a CDS encoding cytochrome P450, giving the protein MSAPASVDPSVEYPFAARPAAEAVAQFHRVAADRPMTRVTMPFGGDVWVVHRNAAAREVLADARFVREPFRTGRREVPYFVQFPAFLKSTIQFEDPPHHTKLRRLVQRAISPAAVKAMRESATAFADELLEAMAAKGNRANLVTEYALALPIQMLATLLGVPAADHRRFERWASSTLAVAGAAPEDIARDMADLHAYLTDLIALRRTDPRDDLISSLAGARDKDETLADDEILTIAMLLLVAGFDNTANFITIGVSSLLHHPDQLAAFREDPAGLAAPAVEEILRHGRFSLGTPVAGIGGLVPFVATEPVEVDGVLIAEGEAVLVDPASVNHDGVATEHDERLDITREQNAHLTLSYGLHHCLGAPLARMEMQVALARLFTRFPDLALDGDPVVNENHLSRPIVELNVTW; this is encoded by the coding sequence ATGTCCGCACCTGCGTCAGTCGATCCGTCCGTCGAGTACCCCTTCGCGGCACGTCCCGCCGCCGAGGCCGTCGCTCAATTCCACCGGGTCGCCGCCGATCGGCCGATGACGCGCGTCACCATGCCGTTCGGCGGTGACGTCTGGGTGGTCCACCGCAATGCCGCGGCGCGCGAGGTCCTGGCCGACGCCCGCTTCGTCCGCGAGCCGTTCCGGACCGGCCGGCGGGAGGTGCCGTACTTCGTGCAGTTCCCGGCGTTCCTGAAGAGCACAATCCAGTTCGAGGACCCGCCGCACCACACCAAGCTCCGCAGGCTCGTGCAACGGGCGATCTCCCCCGCCGCCGTCAAAGCCATGCGCGAGTCGGCCACGGCCTTCGCGGACGAACTGCTGGAAGCGATGGCGGCCAAGGGCAACCGCGCGAATCTCGTCACCGAGTACGCCCTGGCCCTGCCGATCCAGATGCTCGCGACCCTGCTCGGGGTGCCGGCCGCCGATCATCGCAGATTCGAACGGTGGGCCTCCTCGACGCTGGCCGTCGCCGGCGCCGCGCCCGAGGACATCGCCCGGGACATGGCCGATCTCCACGCCTACCTCACCGACCTCATCGCCCTTCGCCGGACGGATCCGCGCGATGACCTCATCTCGAGCCTCGCGGGCGCGCGGGACAAGGACGAGACCCTCGCGGACGACGAGATCCTGACGATCGCCATGCTGCTGCTCGTGGCCGGCTTCGACAACACCGCGAACTTCATCACTATCGGGGTCTCCTCGCTCCTGCACCACCCTGACCAGCTCGCCGCATTCCGCGAAGACCCCGCCGGCCTCGCCGCGCCCGCCGTGGAGGAGATCCTCCGTCACGGCCGGTTCTCGCTCGGCACACCCGTTGCGGGCATCGGCGGCCTGGTGCCTTTCGTCGCCACCGAACCGGTGGAGGTCGATGGTGTTCTCATCGCCGAGGGCGAGGCCGTCCTGGTCGATCCGGCGTCCGTGAACCACGACGGCGTGGCGACCGAACACGACGAGCGACTCGACATCACCCGCGAACAGAACGCGCACCTGACCCTCAGCTACGGCCTGCATCACTGTCTGGGCGCACCGCTGGCACGAATGGAGATGCAGGTCGCCCTCGCGCGGCTGTTCACCCGCTTCCCGGATCTGGCGCTCGATGGCGACCCCGTCGTCAATGAGAACCACCTCAGCCGGCCGATCGTCGAGCTCAACGTGACCTGGTGA
- a CDS encoding CoA-acylating methylmalonate-semialdehyde dehydrogenase: MVRELTHFIGGRHVEGTSGRFADVFDPSSGQVQARVPLASADEVRAAVADAERAQIEWGAANPQRRARVLMRFADLVKRDTEELARLLSSEHGKTIDDAKGDIQRGVEVIEFCIGAPHLLKGEYTSGAGTGIDVYSMRQPLGVVAGITPFNFPAMIPLWKAGPALAAGNAFILKPSERDPSVPLRIAELFLEAGLPAGVLNVVNGDKEAVDALLEDDRIKAVGFVGSTPIAHYIYTSAAQQGKRAQCFGGAKNHMIVMPDADLDQVADALIGAGYGSAGERCMAISVAVPVGAATADALAAKLAERVKELRIGPALAPDVDYGPLVTREAVERVSGYIQQGIDEGATLLADGRGYVVPGHENGFYLGPTLFDHVTTDMTIYREEVFGPVLVIARADDYEQALAMASDHEFGNGVAIFTRDGDTARDFTARVNVGMVGVNVPIPVPIAYHTFGGWKKSGFGDLNQHGPDAFRFYTKTKTVTSRWQSGIKEGASFVIPTMQ, encoded by the coding sequence ATGGTCCGTGAACTCACGCATTTCATCGGCGGCCGCCACGTCGAAGGCACATCCGGTCGATTCGCGGATGTCTTCGACCCCAGCAGCGGCCAGGTGCAGGCGCGCGTCCCGCTGGCCAGTGCCGACGAGGTCCGCGCCGCCGTGGCCGATGCCGAACGTGCCCAGATCGAGTGGGGGGCGGCGAACCCGCAGCGTCGCGCGCGGGTGCTCATGCGGTTCGCGGATCTGGTCAAGCGCGACACCGAGGAGCTGGCCCGCCTCCTCTCCAGCGAGCATGGCAAGACGATCGACGACGCCAAGGGTGACATTCAGCGCGGCGTCGAGGTGATCGAATTCTGCATCGGCGCGCCGCACCTGCTGAAGGGGGAGTACACCAGCGGAGCCGGTACCGGCATCGACGTGTACTCGATGCGGCAGCCGCTCGGCGTGGTGGCGGGGATCACGCCGTTCAACTTCCCCGCGATGATCCCGCTGTGGAAGGCGGGACCCGCGTTGGCCGCGGGCAACGCGTTCATCCTGAAGCCCAGTGAGCGGGACCCCTCCGTGCCGCTGAGGATCGCCGAGCTCTTCCTCGAAGCCGGTCTGCCGGCCGGCGTGCTGAATGTCGTCAACGGGGACAAGGAGGCCGTCGACGCGCTCCTCGAGGACGACCGGATCAAGGCTGTCGGATTCGTCGGCTCCACTCCGATCGCGCACTACATCTACACGTCGGCTGCTCAGCAGGGCAAGCGCGCCCAGTGCTTCGGTGGAGCCAAGAATCACATGATCGTGATGCCGGACGCCGACCTCGATCAGGTCGCGGACGCCCTGATCGGCGCCGGTTACGGATCCGCCGGTGAGCGGTGCATGGCGATCTCCGTCGCGGTGCCGGTCGGCGCGGCAACCGCGGATGCCCTGGCGGCGAAGCTCGCCGAGCGGGTGAAAGAACTCCGAATCGGGCCGGCGCTGGCCCCCGACGTCGATTACGGTCCACTGGTGACACGGGAGGCGGTGGAGCGGGTGAGCGGATACATCCAGCAGGGAATCGACGAGGGAGCGACTCTGCTCGCGGACGGACGCGGGTACGTGGTTCCCGGCCACGAGAACGGCTTCTACCTCGGCCCGACCCTGTTCGATCACGTCACCACCGACATGACGATCTACCGCGAAGAGGTCTTCGGTCCCGTTCTCGTCATCGCCCGCGCGGACGACTACGAGCAGGCACTGGCGATGGCCAGCGACCATGAGTTCGGCAACGGCGTGGCGATCTTCACCCGGGACGGTGACACCGCCCGCGACTTCACCGCCCGTGTGAACGTCGGCATGGTCGGGGTCAACGTGCCGATCCCGGTGCCGATCGCGTACCACACCTTCGGAGGATGGAAGAAGTCGGGTTTCGGAGACCTCAACCAGCACGGTCCCGATGCATTCCGCTTCTACACGAAGACCAAGACCGTGACCAGCCGCTGGCAGTCGGGGATCAAGGAGGGCGCGAGTTTCGTCATTCCGACGATGCAGTGA
- a CDS encoding nuclear transport factor 2 family protein: protein MPHADDEHVALATLVDRARITDVIARYCRGVDRRDFALVRSCYHDDAIDHHTGFTGPVDEYIEWIRVGLRRFPMTQHLIGQQLIELHGDVARCETYGMASHWSDGGDAAPADLVTGFRYVDRMERRAGRWAIAERYAIRDWTRVDGVLVDRPAEGRRSHPSGADDLYTLAGFPTPLAHGGQA from the coding sequence ATGCCGCACGCCGACGACGAACACGTCGCGCTGGCGACGCTGGTCGACCGGGCGCGGATCACCGACGTCATCGCGCGCTACTGCCGCGGCGTCGACCGGCGCGACTTCGCCCTCGTGCGCTCCTGCTACCACGATGACGCCATCGATCACCACACCGGGTTCACGGGTCCTGTCGACGAGTACATCGAATGGATCCGCGTCGGGCTCCGGCGATTCCCGATGACCCAGCACCTGATCGGCCAACAGCTCATCGAGTTGCACGGCGATGTCGCACGGTGCGAGACGTACGGCATGGCCTCGCACTGGTCAGACGGTGGCGACGCCGCGCCCGCGGATCTCGTCACCGGCTTCCGCTACGTCGATCGCATGGAGCGACGCGCGGGGCGCTGGGCGATCGCGGAACGCTACGCCATCCGGGATTGGACTCGGGTGGACGGGGTGCTGGTCGATCGGCCCGCCGAGGGAAGACGCAGTCACCCATCCGGGGCGGACGATCTCTACACGCTGGCGGGCTTCCCCACTCCGCTCGCACACGGAGGACAAGCATGA
- a CDS encoding TIGR03619 family F420-dependent LLM class oxidoreductase, with protein MKFDVMMPGTNHIPGMYEWAHQLAPGDQRRILQCIDRGRFHAILVSEHLAMPSFEVPRLGPYWHDALTTMSFIAGVTERVMIDSCLLVLPYHHPLRFSKAIGTLDALSGGRVSLSLGVGHAEQEFAALGVDFAARGRITDEALAALMELWTAAEPVHEGEFFHISGLAVEPKPDPRPRISIGGNSRPALRRAARWDGWQPNPLSTPLDALPAMIAYIEEHRDAARATYPFEVNWLGAPEGLDLPDGFRRADPATLRSFRDRAIEAYTEVFPAIGVHRAAVPRPATIASTDEFLAYLEWFDAEIIEAVGAG; from the coding sequence ATGAAATTCGACGTCATGATGCCGGGGACCAACCACATTCCGGGGATGTACGAGTGGGCCCATCAGCTCGCTCCCGGCGACCAGCGCCGCATCCTGCAGTGCATCGATCGGGGACGGTTCCACGCAATCCTCGTCTCCGAACACCTCGCCATGCCTTCGTTCGAGGTCCCGCGGCTCGGCCCCTACTGGCACGACGCCCTGACCACGATGTCGTTCATCGCCGGGGTAACCGAGCGCGTGATGATCGACAGCTGCCTGCTGGTCCTGCCCTACCACCACCCGCTCCGGTTCTCGAAGGCGATCGGAACCCTGGACGCGCTCAGCGGCGGCCGGGTCTCGCTGTCGCTCGGTGTCGGCCACGCCGAACAGGAGTTCGCGGCGCTCGGGGTCGACTTCGCGGCGCGCGGCCGCATCACCGATGAGGCCCTGGCCGCGCTCATGGAGCTGTGGACGGCAGCGGAACCCGTGCACGAGGGCGAGTTCTTCCACATCTCCGGTCTCGCCGTCGAACCGAAGCCGGACCCCCGGCCGCGGATCTCGATCGGCGGCAACTCGCGACCGGCATTGCGTCGCGCCGCGCGCTGGGATGGCTGGCAGCCCAACCCCCTGAGTACCCCGCTCGACGCGCTGCCCGCCATGATCGCGTACATAGAGGAGCATCGGGATGCCGCGCGGGCGACATACCCCTTCGAGGTGAACTGGCTGGGCGCGCCGGAGGGCCTGGATCTTCCCGACGGGTTCCGCCGCGCGGACCCCGCCACCCTGCGCTCCTTCCGCGACCGCGCCATCGAGGCCTACACCGAGGTGTTCCCCGCCATCGGCGTACACCGCGCGGCGGTCCCCCGACCGGCGACGATCGCGTCGACCGACGAGTTCCTCGCCTACCTGGAGTGGTTCGACGCCGAGATCATCGAAGCGGTCGGCGCGGGGTAG